The window GCCCAGGTGGAGAAGCAGCTGAACCGCCACGAGGGCGCGTTCGAGCTCCATCGCTACGCCGACGAGGCCGCCGCCCGGGACGCCATCGAGGACCGGACCGTATACGGCGCGATCGTCGTCACCGCCCAGGGCCCCGAACTGCTGACCGCGTCGGCGGCGAGCCCGGTCGTCGCCCAGACCCTCCAGCGGGCGGTGACGGAGCAGGCGGCGGCCACCGGCACCCAGGCCAAGACGGTCGACGTGGTACCCGCCCCCGAGAAGGACCCGCGTGGCGCGGCCCTGACCTCGAGCGTGCTGCCGCTGGCGCTCGCCGGTATCGCGGCGGGCATGCTGGTGACCCTGCTCGGACTGCGCGGCCTGCGCGCCGTGACCGCCCTGATCGGCGCCGCCGCCCTGGTCGGCCTGGCCGCGGCCGCGATCGCGCACAGCTGGCTGGGGATCCTCACCGGCGACTGGTGGGCCGAGGCAGGGGCACTGGGCCTGGCGACACTGGCCGTGAGCGGTGGGGTGGCGGGCCTTGCCGCCCTCATCGGCCCCGCCGGGAGCGGCATCGTGGCAGCCGTGGTGATGCTGTTCGGCAACCCCTTCTCCGGCGCC of the Streptomyces sp. T12 genome contains:
- a CDS encoding ABC transporter permease yields the protein MPTPSATPPRNAAPRRLIAVVVLVPVLAALALWAFAWPATRTAPRDLPLGVAGPAAATAQVEKQLNRHEGAFELHRYADEAAARDAIEDRTVYGAIVVTAQGPELLTASAASPVVAQTLQRAVTEQAAATGTQAKTVDVVPAPEKDPRGAALTSSVLPLALAGIAAGMLVTLLGLRGLRAVTALIGAAALVGLAAAAIAHSWLGILTGDWWAEAGALGLATLAVSGGVAGLAALIGPAGSGIVAAVVMLFGNPFSGASSAPQLLPEPAGAIGQWLPPGAGATLLRSVSYFDGAAATGPALTLTWWAALGLGAVLLGNALKARTKTGEPAPERELATIG